CAGATAAAGCGGCTGTCAGTACAATAACATTAAGTGCATTGGCAATGATGGAGGTAAAGTAAAATGTATTTCCGAACAGTGAAAACTGAAATCCTTTGAGATTTTCAAAGATCATGACAAACGGACTGCTACCTGCTGTGATATTTCGCCATGGCGACAGCGAAAACAGAATAATCAATGCTCCAACATAGAAAATCAATATTCGATAGATCACCTGATTGGTAGCTCTCGGGATATTTTTCTCCGGATTTTCAGCCTCTGCAGCAGTAATCCCAATCAGCTCTAACCCTCCGAAAGAGAACATAATGAGTGCCATGGCTGCCAGCAATCCCTGAAATCCACCTTTGCCGTCCTCTGATAACCAACCTTTCGGGAAGAAACCTCCGTCATTCCACAGATTTGTAACAGAAGCCTGTTCACCTCCGGAACCGCTGAATAACAGGTACGTTCCAAAAATAATCATAGCGACTATAGCCAATACCTTGATAATGGAAAACCAAAATTCGGCTTCACCGTAGACTTTGACCGAAGCTAAATTGAGTGCATTGACAACAATAAAAAAGAATAAACTGGATTGCCATAAAGGGATTTCAGGCCACCAGAATTGTACGTACACACCAATAGCGGTAAGTTCGGACATGCTGACCAGAATATACAGAAACCAGTAATTCCAGCCGGAAGAAAATCCTGCAAAAGGCCCCATATACTTATTAGCGAAATGGCTGAAACTTCCCGAAACAGGTTCATTTACTACCATTTCACCCAACTGACGCATAATAAAAAATGCAATAACCCCTGCTACTGCATACCCCAGGATAACAGCAGGGCCGGCTAATACTGCAGCTGGACCTATCCCTAAAAATAAACCGGTACCGATAGCACCACCTAAGGCGATCAGTTGAATATGACGGTTTTTTAACCCTCTGTTTAACTCTTTTTTTTCTGAAGTGTTTTCTTCCACTGCTGTATGATTATTTACGATTATTAATACTGACTTCTCCAAATCCCAGGAGCTCATCCCAGAAGGTTCCTATTTTACGGTTGTACAGAAGGATCTGATAATTATTGCCTGTCTGATAAAAACTTCCTGAAAATGCATCTGTGCTAACTTTTCCTGAAGTGTCTTGCAGGACGTATTCGTAGTCATACAATCCTTGTTTTAGCGGCAATACAACCTGCCACAATTTAAGACTTTCATTGTAGTGCAGTTTTCCGGCTGATGTACGTTGGTAATTGTTGAATCCGCCCACAATATAAATATCACCTTTTATCGCCTGATCTGTTTTTAAAGAAAAGGTTACCTGGGCATAATCTCCTTCGAGTGTAGCTTCCCGCTGATCCATATTGCGGATGTAGAATTTTCCGTTTTCATCAAATGTGGAAGCATATGTGGAAGCACTGTTATCTTCATCAGGATGAAGGTCTACTCTCACCAGCGAA
The Sphingobacterium spiritivorum genome window above contains:
- a CDS encoding amino acid permease codes for the protein MEKSVLIIVNNHTAVEENTSEKKELNRGLKNRHIQLIALGGAIGTGLFLGIGPAAVLAGPAVILGYAVAGVIAFFIMRQLGEMVVNEPVSGSFSHFANKYMGPFAGFSSGWNYWFLYILVSMSELTAIGVYVQFWWPEIPLWQSSLFFFIVVNALNLASVKVYGEAEFWFSIIKVLAIVAMIIFGTYLLFSGSGGEQASVTNLWNDGGFFPKGWLSEDGKGGFQGLLAAMALIMFSFGGLELIGITAAEAENPEKNIPRATNQVIYRILIFYVGALIILFSLSPWRNITAGSSPFVMIFENLKGFQFSLFGNTFYFTSIIANALNVIVLTAALSVYNSSVYSNSRMLYGLAKQGNAPRFLLKLNNNHVPIMAILVSAAFAAICIVINKLIPEKALGILMSLVVSALIINWLMISITHLYFKKEKIKEGKKTLFPSFLYPVSNYICLIFLVGILAMMWITGLKISVELIPIWLILLYLGYLMVKKRKANQIES